One Paenibacillus sp. FSL H7-0737 DNA segment encodes these proteins:
- a CDS encoding extracellular solute-binding protein, producing MKKQPKNSINRTITVILLVTTLLASLTACKGDKGVNSVESDPGQFHKEGLPIVDKPMTLKVLTVRWGSMGDNFIQNQWLKDLEKNTNVKIEWQVMSANDWSERKSIMLASGTLPDIILGSETFGDSDIVNNLSLFRPLDDYIESYMPNLKAAMQEEPELKKISAFPDGKIYSLPARLPLRPKSSRQPVINKTWLDKLGLKIPDTIDDLYNVLKAFKERDPNGNGRLDEIPVIEVSNDLISPFGITDLNNNFMVVQDGNAVYYPVSEAYKEGLKWEHKLFVEGLLDKELFTQDETMRSAKFLNPDAPIVGFSYQWTPDAVFGKWSDQYITIPPIAGPDGKRYTIGNPYGMNLERNELLISTSCKYPEIAARWADQFYTNEASIQNFWGAIDTVIKKNINGSYTLMDPPMGTSADAWYWDQSLRDFGPKYVSPEFEKSIFLNPKTGDGLKLQLDKLGSDYTTPPFPDVMYTAEEFQLLPTLTTDIDSYVNTMRAQFIITGKIDEGWADYVKQLRGMGLEKLVKIRTDAYSRYVNVE from the coding sequence ATGAAAAAGCAACCCAAAAACAGTATCAATAGAACAATCACCGTCATTCTTCTAGTTACAACGTTGCTTGCTAGCCTTACAGCCTGTAAAGGGGATAAAGGGGTAAACTCTGTTGAATCTGATCCGGGTCAATTTCATAAAGAAGGTTTGCCAATCGTGGATAAGCCCATGACGCTGAAGGTTCTAACGGTTCGGTGGGGAAGCATGGGAGATAACTTTATCCAGAATCAATGGCTGAAGGATTTGGAAAAAAATACGAATGTCAAAATCGAATGGCAGGTGATGTCTGCTAATGATTGGAGTGAGCGGAAGTCCATTATGCTGGCAAGCGGTACACTTCCAGATATCATTTTAGGGAGTGAGACCTTCGGAGATTCGGATATCGTCAATAATTTAAGCTTATTCAGGCCGCTTGATGACTATATCGAAAGCTATATGCCTAACCTCAAAGCAGCCATGCAGGAAGAGCCTGAATTGAAAAAAATCAGTGCTTTTCCTGATGGGAAAATCTACTCTTTGCCTGCAAGATTACCTTTACGTCCTAAAAGCTCACGCCAACCCGTGATTAACAAAACCTGGCTGGATAAATTGGGATTGAAGATTCCCGATACGATTGATGATTTATACAACGTGCTAAAAGCATTTAAAGAACGTGACCCTAATGGGAATGGAAGGCTGGATGAGATACCTGTTATCGAAGTAAGTAATGATCTTATCAGTCCTTTCGGAATCACGGATCTGAACAATAACTTTATGGTCGTCCAGGACGGAAATGCGGTATATTACCCTGTTTCAGAGGCGTACAAAGAAGGGCTCAAATGGGAGCATAAATTGTTTGTCGAAGGTTTGCTTGATAAAGAATTATTCACGCAAGATGAAACGATGAGATCAGCCAAGTTTCTTAATCCGGATGCTCCTATCGTAGGATTCTCGTATCAGTGGACGCCGGATGCCGTATTTGGCAAATGGAGTGATCAATATATCACGATTCCTCCGATTGCAGGACCGGATGGTAAGCGCTACACCATAGGAAATCCGTATGGAATGAATCTGGAGCGCAACGAGCTGCTAATTTCCACTTCTTGCAAATACCCAGAGATTGCTGCCCGCTGGGCTGATCAGTTCTACACCAATGAAGCAAGCATTCAAAATTTCTGGGGAGCGATAGACACCGTTATTAAGAAAAATATTAACGGTTCTTATACATTGATGGACCCACCGATGGGTACCAGTGCTGATGCCTGGTATTGGGATCAATCACTCCGGGATTTCGGGCCGAAATATGTCAGTCCAGAGTTTGAAAAATCCATCTTTCTAAACCCAAAAACCGGAGATGGACTGAAGCTGCAGCTCGATAAGCTGGGAAGCGATTATACAACGCCACCTTTCCCTGATGTAATGTACACCGCTGAAGAGTTTCAGCTGCTGCCGACTTTGACTACGGACATCGATAGTTATGTCAATACAATGCGTGCTCAGTTTATAATTACAGGTAAAATTGACGAGGGCTGGGCTGATTATGTGAAACAGCTGCGGGGAATGGGACTGGAGAAGCTGGTTAAAATTCGTACCGATGCTTACAGTCGTTATGTGAATGTAGAATAG
- a CDS encoding glycoside hydrolase family 30 protein — protein sequence MSKIVRVIQTAKETTDRLTEKDPLIFLPDTSGVESELINIYDDLEYQEMEGFGGALTEASAVTIAKLSEAKQKEIIDAYFDPEHGIGYTLCRSHIQSCDFSLGNYAYVEEGDAELRSFDISRDQESIIPLIKNAATAVGEDFRLFSSPWSPPAFMKTNGQMNGGGALKPEYREAWANMFVKYIQAYAAEGIDIWAVSVQNEAKAVQIWDSCLYTAEEEKDFVRDYLGPALEQAGLAHVKVMIWDHNKERVYDRAKVAFEDQEASKYIWGICFHWYSGDHFEALSAVHDRFPDKKLFFSEGCQEGGVHLGSWNTGERYGHDIIGNLNNWMSSWTDWNIVLDEQGGPNHVGNYCDAPIIGDTKNDEIIFESSFYYIGHFSKYIRPGAKRIGHSKYTDKLETTAFRNPDGTIAVIVMNRTEQELPFTLRFHNNLAENMIPAHAIQTLLIK from the coding sequence ATGAGTAAAATTGTCCGCGTCATTCAAACAGCAAAAGAAACTACCGACCGTCTGACAGAAAAAGACCCTCTGATCTTCCTCCCCGATACATCAGGCGTCGAATCAGAGCTCATCAATATTTATGATGATCTGGAGTATCAGGAAATGGAAGGTTTCGGTGGTGCACTTACCGAGGCTTCTGCTGTTACCATCGCTAAACTAAGTGAAGCTAAACAAAAAGAAATCATCGACGCTTATTTTGATCCTGAGCACGGAATTGGGTATACTCTTTGCCGCTCGCATATCCAGAGCTGTGACTTCTCACTCGGCAACTATGCTTATGTAGAAGAAGGCGATGCAGAGCTCCGATCGTTCGATATTTCCAGAGATCAAGAGTCAATTATCCCCCTAATCAAAAATGCTGCAACAGCTGTTGGTGAAGATTTCCGTTTGTTCTCCTCTCCTTGGAGTCCGCCAGCTTTTATGAAAACGAACGGTCAAATGAACGGTGGTGGAGCTCTTAAGCCTGAATACCGTGAGGCTTGGGCCAACATGTTCGTAAAATATATTCAGGCTTACGCAGCTGAAGGCATCGATATTTGGGCTGTTAGTGTTCAGAATGAAGCGAAGGCTGTTCAAATCTGGGATTCTTGCCTTTATACTGCCGAAGAAGAAAAAGATTTTGTTCGTGATTACTTGGGACCTGCCTTGGAACAAGCCGGTTTGGCTCATGTAAAGGTTATGATCTGGGATCATAACAAGGAGCGCGTGTATGATCGTGCCAAGGTTGCTTTTGAAGATCAAGAAGCTTCCAAATACATTTGGGGAATTTGCTTCCACTGGTACTCCGGAGATCACTTCGAAGCCCTATCGGCCGTTCATGATCGCTTCCCAGACAAGAAGCTGTTCTTCAGTGAAGGCTGCCAAGAAGGTGGCGTTCATCTCGGCTCATGGAACACAGGCGAACGTTACGGCCACGATATCATTGGTAACCTGAACAACTGGATGTCAAGCTGGACGGACTGGAATATTGTCTTGGACGAGCAAGGGGGCCCTAACCATGTAGGTAACTACTGCGATGCTCCAATTATTGGCGATACGAAAAACGATGAAATTATATTTGAGAGCTCCTTCTATTACATCGGGCATTTCAGTAAATACATTCGCCCAGGTGCTAAACGAATTGGGCACTCTAAATATACTGATAAGCTTGAAACAACGGCTTTCCGTAACCCAGATGGCACCATTGCTGTTATCGTTATGAACCGCACGGAACAAGAGCTTCCTTTCACCCTGCGCTTCCATAACAACTTGGCTGAGAACATGATTCCGGCTCATGCCATTCAAACCCTGCTAATAAAGTAA
- a CDS encoding AraC family transcriptional regulator, with protein MNAIKTNSVQISLCGFIRHTQPFRQLYRSGLDTYIIRLQAEGECEVLIDGDMVSVVPGDLLLFKPQDIYDLRIGEKKSPLGHSVDYFVMCTGEWVDQWWNLRERPKKVRIADDGKLQSIWQQLDLENRRLDGGSSEILEALFKALCLLLDRAMEEAPASSSASLLHGLKMKSYVEEHATSEIRLKDVAAHAGISVTRAVHVFKIQFGYSIMQYAGQIRLAMALRLMDNTNYTLERIAEETGFGSYTYFHRVFRERYGVSPGNYRKRE; from the coding sequence GTGAATGCTATAAAAACTAATAGTGTCCAAATAAGCCTATGCGGCTTTATTCGCCATACTCAGCCTTTTCGGCAATTATATCGCAGTGGGCTGGATACCTATATCATCAGGCTGCAAGCAGAAGGGGAGTGTGAAGTACTGATCGATGGGGACATGGTATCCGTGGTGCCTGGTGATCTGTTATTATTTAAGCCTCAAGATATATATGATCTGAGAATCGGGGAAAAGAAGAGTCCGCTGGGACATAGTGTGGACTATTTTGTAATGTGTACAGGGGAATGGGTGGATCAGTGGTGGAACCTGCGCGAAAGACCGAAGAAGGTTAGAATTGCGGATGATGGCAAGCTGCAAAGTATATGGCAACAGCTTGATCTGGAGAATAGAAGACTAGATGGGGGTAGCTCTGAAATACTTGAGGCGCTGTTTAAAGCGCTATGTCTGCTGTTAGATCGGGCAATGGAAGAAGCACCTGCATCATCATCAGCCTCACTGTTACACGGGCTTAAGATGAAGAGTTATGTAGAGGAGCATGCTACATCAGAAATCAGGCTAAAGGATGTAGCTGCCCATGCCGGAATTAGTGTAACGAGGGCCGTACATGTATTCAAAATTCAATTCGGCTACTCTATTATGCAATATGCTGGGCAAATTCGGCTTGCTATGGCACTTCGATTAATGGACAACACCAATTATACCTTAGAGCGAATAGCAGAGGAGACGGGGTTTGGAAGCTACACCTATTTCCACAGGGTATTTCGGGAACGTTATGGCGTCTCACCAGGCAACTATCGTAAGAGAGAGTAG
- a CDS encoding glycosyltransferase family 4 protein, whose product MRFTFPILTLSHGGAQRMLVELANGLTAMGHQVTILMPVDGVVSYDVRSTLIRSTHMELQEQDYPIGDVIVSNFHTTVPTSQAASNQGKGIHVRLSLCYEPPFLPDSSLSFPSYHVTEHLIVLSHWQQELIRLNHGITGKIVPIGISSSFKNMNIRYSLQEPLNITAILRKAERGFSWHREQDYLIEQLDHVKNQCPNVNINFISPPDEFNTSEVLQRMKATGKYRFFTPANDEELCYHYNGADIFVSSSIFDTGSLPGLEAMRCGAALVCVYSGGNMEYANHEKNCLLSYRYENRLGEDVIRLIRDPNLRTKLAVQGERSSLKWTWANSVRLFEQAVRDFLLKTRRS is encoded by the coding sequence ATGAGATTCACATTCCCTATTCTGACCTTATCTCATGGTGGAGCTCAACGCATGCTGGTAGAACTCGCCAATGGGCTAACAGCTATGGGGCATCAGGTTACTATCCTCATGCCTGTGGATGGGGTTGTTTCCTATGATGTCCGCTCCACCTTAATCCGTTCCACACATATGGAGCTTCAAGAACAGGACTATCCCATAGGCGATGTTATTGTTTCTAATTTCCATACGACAGTCCCTACCTCTCAAGCAGCTAGCAATCAAGGAAAAGGAATTCATGTAAGATTGTCATTATGTTATGAACCCCCCTTTTTACCAGATAGTTCGCTGTCGTTCCCTTCTTATCATGTCACAGAGCATCTAATTGTTTTATCGCATTGGCAGCAGGAGCTGATTCGTTTAAATCATGGGATCACAGGAAAAATCGTGCCCATTGGCATTAGCTCCTCCTTCAAGAATATGAATATCCGTTACAGTCTTCAGGAGCCTTTAAACATAACAGCTATATTAAGAAAAGCAGAACGTGGATTCTCATGGCACCGTGAGCAAGACTATCTTATAGAGCAGCTGGATCACGTGAAAAATCAATGTCCCAATGTAAATATTAACTTTATCAGTCCGCCCGACGAGTTCAATACTTCAGAAGTTCTCCAAAGAATGAAAGCTACTGGCAAATATCGATTCTTCACACCTGCTAATGATGAGGAGCTCTGTTACCATTACAACGGTGCAGATATCTTTGTTAGTTCTAGTATTTTTGATACGGGTTCTTTGCCGGGGCTTGAAGCCATGCGGTGTGGCGCAGCACTCGTCTGTGTTTATTCAGGCGGAAATATGGAATACGCAAATCACGAGAAGAATTGCCTGCTCTCCTATCGGTACGAGAATCGGCTTGGTGAAGATGTCATCCGCCTAATTCGAGACCCAAACTTAAGAACTAAATTAGCCGTACAAGGTGAAAGATCTTCCCTCAAATGGACATGGGCAAATAGTGTCAGGTTATTTGAGCAAGCGGTTAGGGACTTCTTGTTAAAAACTAGACGATCTTAA
- a CDS encoding sugar phosphate isomerase/epimerase family protein, with translation MISIRYGTLAHTFGCLPLKSLTATLQNYDIDFVQLALSKAIQDIDTSTGKLSPGLANYIGEQFDRAGIRIGVLGCYINPIHPDPVIRRLEIDRFKEHLRYARQFGAPMVATETGALTTFQAQDPLHYEEIGWDILRATVQELAEEAEKWGVFLGLEGVCTHTLSTPDKMHRILDEIPSGNIGVVLDPCNFIGDAVDMQDQIVDDAFRLFGDRIILAHLKDIYQDGERIYHGKAGGGHFHTEAFLSKLQKVKPMIDLSLEDITNLEINETVALLKNISHMEK, from the coding sequence ATGATTTCCATTAGATACGGAACATTAGCGCATACATTTGGTTGTTTACCCCTCAAATCGTTGACAGCAACGCTTCAGAATTATGATATCGATTTTGTTCAACTTGCTTTATCCAAAGCTATTCAGGACATCGATACCTCCACAGGTAAATTAAGTCCAGGCCTCGCAAACTATATTGGCGAACAATTTGACAGAGCAGGTATACGTATCGGAGTGTTAGGCTGTTATATCAATCCCATTCACCCGGATCCTGTTATTCGGAGATTAGAAATAGATCGCTTTAAAGAACATCTACGGTATGCCCGCCAATTCGGCGCCCCTATGGTGGCTACGGAGACGGGCGCACTGACTACTTTCCAAGCACAAGATCCGCTCCATTACGAAGAGATCGGCTGGGATATATTAAGGGCAACTGTACAAGAGCTTGCGGAGGAAGCTGAAAAATGGGGTGTTTTTCTCGGATTGGAGGGGGTCTGCACACATACTCTTTCTACACCAGACAAGATGCACCGCATCTTAGATGAAATCCCCTCTGGCAATATTGGGGTTGTCCTGGATCCATGCAATTTTATTGGTGACGCTGTAGATATGCAGGATCAAATTGTTGATGACGCCTTCAGGTTGTTCGGGGATCGGATCATTTTGGCGCATTTAAAAGACATCTATCAAGATGGAGAGAGAATTTACCACGGTAAAGCTGGTGGAGGGCATTTCCATACCGAAGCTTTCCTGAGCAAACTCCAAAAAGTCAAGCCCATGATCGACCTATCTTTAGAAGATATAACGAACCTCGAGATTAATGAGACCGTTGCTTTACTGAAGAATATTTCTCATATGGAAAAATAA
- a CDS encoding alpha/beta fold hydrolase, with amino-acid sequence MVNSFKNVKAQERVWHSYEQMIEQWPIPLEEIDVPTTYGLTHCILAGQKSNPPLLLFHGVGDNSAVMWILNIEELSKHFYCIAIDTLGGPGKSIPNEQFNKQKFEQVKWINEIATYLNIDVFNIAGVSNGAYIAFNYATEQPDKVNRVVCLEGGMVTAPIKAMIQTLMMMFPEILIPTDRNLLKVLKKLSAPHSPLFDNHPALAAHLILLMRTHNQQAMFVHKLHPYDKNAAVAVRDKLYFLVGEHALKQSKDFINILEDGKFYYQVIPHAGHGINHEQPDRVNTEIINFLIDDKDKSLASR; translated from the coding sequence ATGGTAAATAGCTTCAAGAATGTAAAAGCGCAAGAACGAGTGTGGCACTCCTATGAGCAGATGATTGAGCAGTGGCCCATTCCGCTTGAGGAGATTGATGTTCCAACCACATATGGACTGACGCATTGTATCCTTGCTGGTCAAAAGAGTAATCCACCTTTACTACTGTTTCATGGTGTTGGTGATAACTCGGCGGTCATGTGGATCTTAAATATCGAGGAGTTATCGAAGCATTTTTATTGCATCGCGATTGATACTTTGGGTGGACCCGGAAAAAGCATACCTAACGAGCAGTTTAACAAACAGAAGTTTGAGCAAGTAAAATGGATTAATGAAATAGCGACGTATCTGAATATAGACGTCTTTAATATTGCGGGTGTGTCCAATGGCGCCTATATTGCTTTTAATTATGCGACCGAGCAACCGGACAAAGTGAACCGTGTCGTTTGTTTGGAGGGCGGGATGGTCACTGCACCGATTAAAGCCATGATCCAAACTTTAATGATGATGTTCCCGGAGATTCTGATTCCAACGGATCGCAATTTACTGAAAGTTCTGAAGAAGTTAAGCGCACCTCACTCCCCTTTATTTGACAACCATCCAGCATTAGCTGCTCATCTGATCCTTTTAATGCGCACTCATAATCAGCAAGCCATGTTTGTGCATAAGCTTCATCCATACGATAAAAACGCTGCAGTCGCAGTTAGAGACAAGCTCTATTTTCTAGTTGGAGAACACGCGCTAAAACAATCGAAGGATTTCATAAATATTTTAGAAGATGGAAAGTTCTATTACCAAGTCATCCCCCATGCGGGACACGGGATTAATCATGAGCAACCGGATAGAGTAAACACTGAGATCATCAATTTCCTGATAGACGATAAGGATAAATCACTTGCATCCAGATGA
- a CDS encoding GNAT family N-acetyltransferase, translated as MMLIELKEASLSDGRDIFEMIMEIGPGENGFVNNGFDLAYSEFPDFIRDRIALSRGDNLLPNYVPQTNYWLLIDSYPVGVGKLRHSLNDQLRKSGGHIGYSIRPSERGKGFGKIFLAELLKKAADLGIDKVMLTCEPNNVSSRKVIEANRGILSGIEDGKCNYWISL; from the coding sequence ATGATGTTGATTGAGCTAAAGGAAGCTAGTTTGTCAGATGGACGCGATATTTTTGAAATGATTATGGAGATCGGCCCTGGGGAGAATGGATTCGTTAACAATGGGTTTGATTTGGCTTACAGTGAATTTCCTGATTTCATCAGAGATCGGATAGCACTCTCAAGAGGCGATAATCTCCTACCAAACTATGTCCCGCAAACCAACTATTGGTTACTGATTGACTCTTATCCTGTTGGTGTTGGAAAGCTAAGACATTCCTTAAATGATCAATTAAGAAAATCAGGTGGACACATCGGATATAGCATCAGGCCTAGTGAGCGAGGAAAGGGCTTTGGCAAGATTTTTTTAGCAGAGTTGTTAAAAAAAGCTGCGGATCTGGGGATTGATAAGGTCATGCTGACTTGTGAGCCGAACAATGTATCTTCGAGAAAGGTTATTGAAGCGAACAGAGGAATACTTAGCGGTATCGAGGATGGGAAATGTAACTACTGGATTAGTTTATGA